A window from Brachyhypopomus gauderio isolate BG-103 chromosome 6, BGAUD_0.2, whole genome shotgun sequence encodes these proteins:
- the LOC143516425 gene encoding uncharacterized protein LOC143516425 isoform X1 — MDGKFPPWNTQGRHGEETAYNVSHECQGLDNTSSHYGEVTADGDYGESLFLHTMWPQRPPDKETELMRGVLSVEPSYTHSASKTLSPDCQGIPSGTAADSGKYLYFPINQCPVRFNSGDVTESYGETTAAETREEYSFINNNVPAGISDVHASAHEEKQDLERGDSSNWTSVIKEALEMSNGMELEQDLSVDMCRTAVVYEEPETRVLDPVKQHFRPVDYLSTVQERERIKEDKDGTNMLSIESKHIHQTQIIQELYSSTDEESVSYKIHRGTECSTLGSHNATEVCSLEQHADTEQTFVSDLSKKPCVSDELGLMKFNMDEQTKNLQELASKVPSLQSDSGNEDGTFPSAAILLGLTPEHDSYNTGQAQACNDVCLGKCVDSQTKFTEEYFSKNDNATGPTSFNIPGNKLNVQVTQIKKLECDDQNLRHNVDQIGQLGNTWSKTNINLNKTELQNEKPAVSVSGLTLVEENWCSNETDEMGISKDQHCPSQSNVQTEKANALQTCVINSNSAEPSRACSSTSVSKLEDLVHNLYKMIPPTSTLASTEHHQTRRNSTNDIAIENEASNLPLGQEICPNNPSNAECILAQEAASSTDTLSADRRFQLVAKKNKAVKKKAGLYGYSKKTDIRFSPQQLHNMEHQEASVPSLLTADLNHSDEASPTQEAGNTAALSLSTLNKHDCDTRKNTRHSEQISKTRRSTRKTVVPVISVVPGNILELVEPCAYPVPVVSENVLLSQNPQNAQKRQKLPRKRKMLGSETLSEHGQKIDEQTSVSQAMNCDGTEMQVTHKSSSNLHSNGNLKILPIKKQDETEYKRVITDVPQATKRKQMKPKKMKIPPEENNKILETSCSSSIGSCESPNKKIHLQDETLFSSSKKMEVLNVNQSDSVAFLKEELINTEENKEIQSEINSEILLDNAVPVGEDKKILQTKKQRNKRALKIDDLTTFNQSHSPCEDSSLHMDSTSVMESNRSTITKKTQKRTKCAKKSNKKAMIASAVDAHTVGASQILLQSSAVLPVIQTGTINIVTSKVIPKKPRKNRVSEIKNESARTPTTTPAVPQHSSILPFVLETLQSRITSKAESSVKAKRQSKKSRKKESCSLSETTSLSVSTENTKTSKKSKRAKQQSETAKLSASHLSSLEQSNPASCTESQRSMKCIKSPSNKNVKCVKPQSNVAIPQETMDSEDAITCGVLSTSKGNGQKAQDHSDSQTDCKHNVAERLDNTPDLQLDFCIMKTSEEVLKCDSNKNVVKKKPKKSQKNTKNLGSVDPYLFTETVSPVKLEHVVRPMPEIKIEPENLCVTTKEVKNNLKKPKQQDSGPKKNPFIWNTGTKDMNLDSDCGSQSQVSDSLNKEVVSVKVTPPKEHSSDECGDLKRIKNSPQIKRRVGRPFKKKTLIKMAKLLAAIHESSENLTAQDLEKVPQNNVSKNIIKMEEIQTDLPMNTSRKSSSQKSSSHLSTTGSCSTNVSLALCEGPANLEETAPSLSLSTASLISGSEKKSVGRGRGRPPKKQRKSTILRAQITQSAQALAIDEAEKREYVPSEQPSKTKNKSRKSSITMKRDPKSKKNISISPVDCAVPPCQTTNLSPSVVSTEVKSTTPESLVKKKVGRPRKKRVLLKIAVNSSLETPLVEWNVSSPSNAVDLPLTVPTHSRRKSKKSKDKSSKLQLSNVRHSKRLAKVKGILKPDLRATNIKMSSHSQAVCQRNMKKAKKSSRAKGVPNKCNIHESLANQSSCDVIDEKVKNTDKESIGVSGTHFGHPLKISKNQEVQLVTRIPSLTRKRKLNSEISSIVESLSRNTKKKKRFDQKTIKQPSNVVAECLENPVLKTRSKAKITKCKQNELYSRETVDEQVQQKMSKSDKLLDLCEIPLETEMPSEVILRDDEKSSDFYADTSQTLLKSEKEGVHIALLTNSVPKLKNKNVKRRPRRKKTRHDKRKKEKVLSIKPNGGGAFELPQQASADNIGFHSGKIDGACCDTKIQEQESEKLQVDASVKISDQHKHELSVEAVGNDVTLEDTSRAKFVSEAISHQHSRVEAVDGFTQYYDEDYMAILNEDTRLAANKMEKKGSLSKGIAKKMITCKYCGRIFHHISAYTVHRRIHTGEKPYRCKHCGKRFTHLSKIKSHTKVHAQRTSLKCPCCTKEFSQKCDLVSHFKVHLQESTHKPGKSIQCKPSAPSINNKSLICEICGNSFPNQIKLKIHVREHRRENIPCCKVCGKTFQKVLHLVAHEKTHWPVKPYACSICGKGFNRLKALKTHSQGHTGDTPFSCCHCGHAFSDLSALRAHQASKLCIGKQQLNGTHSDIEGFLVSQGVDGQVNMPVFFKCQICKQLYQKWCQYTLHLLTHTSSPPYLCFSCGQSYEKDSEVSVHCKVCCHSSGEEVACGASLSDVLHGETPKLIYSQNNSQSNCSSLQTFTTKNYKNGSQSSVMQSEENSYIDYNTLPRTEQRASQPCHAMKDSSLLENVPLPNDDQLITDSSPASPSVMSCASSNNSLECIEISPSLWKFECPRCGQRFKRYRTLRAHVQTHAPGFKYVCGHCGQSFERWNRLWLHQRIHRVKSRCYSCSQCNLQFMFFSSYKDHMMTHAGERPFACPLCPQTFFHEEGLHAHQCAFHQLSKSLQCDVCAKSFSSLRNLVKHSLLHNGTISHQCLKCNISFTNNKILQEHLKMHNTHLGLPLPEIPSEPLTFPYSCKRCKACFSTGALLYAHQICHSSGSKSQVRSTYTDESTSLLGGSPHPCTGSITPPPSRSLISTLNLDAIPNDESLYTYPHPDKLYVTPSLSSIRLQVINLESEDEELQQMSSSGPVSPNVVVRSGLPEQRIWDSTQLCTETDTTDLPQASESPEPSHIQSPHVERIPPVHTETMTTNSQDNAIPNDLIWTDRFVQMSVFLEGPTTSVNTDGNGDQEENFKCSDCFEQLNSLEELHEHYFLHALGNKCVHINGTITLTKDNGDTVMPISLG, encoded by the exons ATGGATGGCAAGTTCCCTCCATGGAATACCCAGGGCAGACATGGTGAAGAAACAGCCTATAATGTGTCACACGAATGCCAAGGATTGGATAATACTTCATCCCATTATGGAGAAGTAACAGCAGATGGGGACTATGGGGAAAGCCTATTTCTCCATACCATGTGGCCACAAAGACCTCCAGACAAG GAGACTGAATTGATGAGAGGCGTCCTGTCTGTAGAACCTTCCTACACACACAGTGCTTCCAAGACTCTTTCTCCTGATTGCCAGGGAATTCCTTCTGGAACAGCAGCTGATTCCGGGAAATATTTGTATTTCCCAATTAATCAGTGTCCCGTtaggttcaacagtggagatGTGACGGAGAGTTATGGAGAAACTACAGCAGCAGAGACAAGAGAGGAATATAGCTTCATCAACAACAATGTACCTGCTGGAATCAGTGATGTACATGCATCAGCTCATGAAGAG aaACAGGATCTGGAAAGAGGCGACTCGTCTAACTGGACATCTGTAATCAAAGAAGCTTTAGAAATGAGCAATGGTATGGAATTGGAACAAGATCTATCAGTGGACATGTGTAGAACTGCAGTAGTTTATGAGGAACCTGAGACAAGAGTACTGGACCCAGTGAAGCAGCACTTTCGTCCTGTAGATTACTTGTCCActgtgcaagagagagagaggataaaaGAAGACAAAGACGGCACAAATATGTTGTCTATTGAGTCCAAACACATCCATCAAACG CAAATCATCCAGGAGCTGTACTCTTCCACCGATGAAGAGTCTGTGAGCTACAAGATTCATAGAGGGACTGAATGTAGCACACTGGGATCCCATAATGCCACTGAGGTTTGCTCTCTTGAACAGCACGCAGACACAGAGCAGACATTCGTTTCTGATCTTTCTAAGAAACCATGTGTGTCAGATGAGTTAGGTCTGATGAAATTTAACATGGATGAGCAGACTAAAAATCTACAAGAACTTGCATCCAAGGTTCCTTCACTCCAATCAGATAGCGGGAATGAAGATGGCACTTTTCCGTCAGCTGCTATACTACTGGGACTGACTCCTGAACATGACTCTTACAACACAGGACAGGCTCAGGCTTGCAATGATGTTTGCCTTGGAAAGTGTGTAGACAGCCAAACTAAGTTCACTGAAGAGTATTTCTCTAAAAATGACAATGCTACAGGACCTACAAGTTTTAACATACCTGGTAATAAATTAAATGTTCAAGTTACCCAAATAAAAAAACTTGAATGTGATGACCAGAACCTAAGGCATAATGTTGATCAAATTGGTCAACTTGGAAATACTTGGTCAAAAACTAATATAAATCTCAACAAGACAGAATTGCAAAATGAGAAGCCAGCTGTGTCTGTCAGTGGATTGACACTAGTGGAAGAAAACTGGTGCTCAAACGAAACTGATGAAATGGGCATAAGCAAAGACCAACACTGTCCATCACAAAGTAATGTTCAAACTGAGAAAGCAAATGCACTTCAAACATGTGTCATCAACAGTAATTCGGCTGAACCAAGTCGTGCATGTTCATCTACCTCTGTCAGTAAACTTGAGGACCTTGTACACAACCTATACAAGATGATTCCTCCTACCTCCACACTCGCATCTACAGAGCACCATCAAACTCGAAGAAACAGTACAAATGACATTGCAATTGAGAATGAAGCATCTAATCTGCCTCTTGGACAAGAGATATGCCCAAATAACCCGTCAAATGCTGAATGCATACTAGCACAAGAAGCAGCATCTTCCACCGACACCCTCTCAGCTGATCGACGATTTCAGTTGGTGGCAAAAAAAAATAAGGCAGTCAAAAAGAAAGCTGGTTTATATGGTTacagtaaaaaaacagatatcCGCTTTAGTCCACAGCAGCTTCACAACATGGAACATCAGGAGGCTTCTGTGCCCTCTCTCTTAACAGCGGATTTGAACCACTCTGATGAAGCATCACCCACACAGGAAGCTGGGAATACTGCAGCGTTATCTTTAAGCACACTAAATAAACATGACTGTGACACAAGAAAAAATACAAGACATTCAGAACAAATATCCAAGACGCGTAGATCTACAAGAAAAACAGTGGTCCCAGTGATCTCAGTGGTCCCAGGCAACATACTAGAACTTGTGGAACCATGTGCTTATCCAGTTCCAGTTGTCTCTGAAAACGTCCTTTTGAGTCAAAACCCACAAAATGCTCAGAAAAGGCAGAAATTgccaagaaaaagaaaaatgttgGGGAGTGAGACCTTAAGTGAACACGGCCAAAAAATAGATGAACAGACTTCTGTCTCTCAGGCAATGAACTGTGACGGCACTGAAATGCAGGTCACCCATAAAAGTAGCAGTAATCTCCATTCTAATGGAAACCTCAAGATCTTGCCAATAAAAAAGCAAGATGAGACTGAATATAAGAGAGTCATTACTGATGTTCCGCAGGCCACAAAGAGAAAGCAAATGAAAccaaagaaaatgaaaataccgcCAGAGGAAAACAATAAAATCCTGGAAACTTCTTGCAGTTCTTCAATTGGAAGTTGTGAGTcaccaaacaaaaaaatacacCTTCAAGATGAGACATTGTTTAGCTCATCTAAGAAGATGGAGGTCCTGAATGTAAACCAGAGTGATTCTGTGGCTTTTTTAAAAGAAGAATTGATTAATACAGAGGAAAATAAAGAAATTCAGAGTGAGATCAATAGTGAAATTCTTCTAGATAATGCTGTTCCTGTTGGTGAGGATAAGAAAATCTTACAGACTAAGAAGCAACGAAACAAGAGGGCACTGAAAATTGATGATTTAACTACCTTTAATCAGAGTCATTCTCCATGTGAAGATTCATCATTGCATATGGACAGTACTTCAGTAATGGAGAGTAATAGAAGCACCATCACTAAAAAgacacaaaaaagaacaaaatgtGCCAAAAAAAGTAACAAGAAAGCTATGATCGCTTCAGCAGTTGATGCCCACACTGTTGGTGCTTCCCAGATCCTTTTGCAATCTTCAGCTGTCCTTCCAGTCATTCAAACTGGGACCATCAATATAGTCACTTCAAAGGTCATACCAAAGAAGCCAAGAAAAAACAGAGTTTCTGAAATCAAGAATGAGAGTGCACGGACACCCACAACCACTCCAGCTGTGCCCCAGCATTCTTCCATTCTTCCATTTGTCTTGGAGACTTTGCAAAGTAGAATAACTTCTAAAGCAGAAAGTTCAGTAAAAGCAAAAAGACAATCAAAAAAATCCCGTAAAAAGGAATCCTGTTCCCTTTCTGAGACCACTTCTTTAAGTGTgagcacagagaacacaaagACATCTAAGAAAAGTAAAAGAGCAAAACAGCAAAGTGAAACTGCTAAATTGTCTGCATCACACCTTTCTTCACTGGAGCAAAGTAACCCAGCTTCTTGTACCGAGAGCCAGAGATCCATGAAGTGTATCAAATCACCATCTAACAAAAATGTTAAATGTGTCAAGCCCCAGAGTAATGTTGCAATTCCACAGGAAACCATGGATTCAGAGGATGCCATTACATGTGGTGTTTTGAGCACTTCGAAAGGGAATGGCCAGAAAGCACAAGATCATAGTGACAGTCAAACAGATTGCAAACATAACGTGGCTGAGAGATTGGACAACACACCAGATTTGCAACTTGATTTCTGTATTATGAAAACTTCTGAAGAAGTTCTGAAATGTGATTCGAATAAAAATGTAGTAAAAAAGAAACCAAAAAAAtcacagaaaaacacaaaaaacctTGGATCAGTCGACCCATATTTGTTTACAGAAACTGTGTCTCCAGTGAAATTGGAACATGTAGTTCGGCCTATGCCTGAGATTAAAATTGAACCAGAGAATCTGTGCGTCACAACCAAGGAAGTCAAAAACAATTTAAAGAAGCCAAAACAACAAGACTCTGGCCCCAAGAAGAACCCTTTTATTTGGAATACTGGTACCAAAGATATGAACCTAGACAGTGATTGTGGCTCTCAATCGCAAGTATCAGATTCCCTTAACAAAGAAGTTGTTTCAGTTAAAGTAACTCCCCCTAAGGAGCATTCCAGTGATGAATGTGGTGATCTGAAAAGAATTAAAAATTCTCCTCAAATAAAAAGAAGAGTTGGCCGTCCTTTCAAAAAGAAGACACTAATTAAAATGGCTAAACTATTGGCAGCAATTCACGAGTCTTCAGAAAACCTAACAGCCCAAGATCTAGAGAAAGTCCCTCAAAATAATGTTTCTAAAAACATAATAAAGATGGAAGAAATACAGACAGATTTGCCCATGAACACCTCTAGAAAATCCAGTTCACAGAAAAGTAGCTCCCATTTGTCTACAACTGGCAGCTGTTCTACTAATGTGTCTTTGGCTCTCTGTGAGGGTCCTGCTAATCTTGAGGAAACAGCCCCCTCACTTTCGTTGTCTACCGCTAGTCTTATTAGTGGTTCTGAGAAAAAATCAGTAGGTCGTGGTCGTGGAAGACCTCCTAAGAAGCAGAGAAAATCTACAATATTAAGAGCACAAATAACTCAATctgcacaagcacttgctaTAGATGAAGCTGAAAAAAGAGAGTATGTTCCATCAGAGCAACCATCAAAGACAAAAAATAAATCAAGAAAATCCTCTATAACAATGAAACGTGATCCAAAGTCCAAGAAAAATATATCCATATCTCCTGTGGATTGTGCTGTACCACCCTGTCAAACCACAAATCTTTCTCCAAGTGTTGTCAGTACAGAAGTTAAATCTACAACACCTGAAAGTTTGGTGAAAAAAAAGGTTGGTCGACCCAGAAAAAAAAGAGTGTTGTTAAAAATTGCGGTCAACAGTAGCTTAGAAACACCACTTGTAGAATGGAATGTTTCTAGTCCATCTAATGCAGTAGACCTGCCACTGACCGTTCCCACTCATTCAAGGAGAAAAAGTAAGAAGTCCAAAGATAAGTCATCAAAATTGCAGCTTTCAAATGTAAGGCATTCCAAAAGACTGGCAAAAGTCAAAGGGATTCTGAAACCTGATCTTAGGGCAACAAACATCAAAATGTCATCACATAGTCAAGCAGTGTGCCAAAGGAATATGAAAAAAGCTAAAAAATCTAGTAGGGCGAAAGGTGTCCCAAACAAATGCAACATCCATGAATCTCTTGCCAATCAGAGTAGCTGTGATGTTATTGATGAAAAAGTTAAAAACACAGATAAAGAGAGCATAGGGGTTTCTGGCACACATTTTGGTCATCCACTAAAAATATCAAAGAACCAAGAAGTGCAGCTAGTGACACGTATTCCTTCTTTAACTAGGAAGCGAAAACTCAACAGTGAGATTAGTTCAATTGTAGAGTCACTGAgtagaaatacaaaaaagaagaaGAGATTTGACCAGAAAACAATAAAGCAGCCATCAAATGTAGTTGCTGAGTGTCTAGAGAATCCAGTTTTGAAGACCAGATCCAAAGCCAAGATcacaaaatgtaaacaaaacgAGTTATATAGCAGAGAAACAGTGGATGAACAGGTGCAGCAGAAGATGAGTAAAAGTGACAAATTGTTAGATCTTTGTGAAATCCCACTTGAGACTGAAATGCCTTCAGAAGTTATTTTGAGGGATGATGAAAAGAGTTCAGATTTTTATGCCGACACTAGTCAGACACTACTGAAATCGGAGAAGGAAGGGGTCCACATTGCTCTTTTGACAAACTCTGTTCCAAAGTTAAAAAATAAGAATGTGAAAAGGAGACCACGTAGAAAAAAGACTCGTCATGATAAGAGGAAGAAGGAAAAAGTTCTCAGCATTAAGCCAAATGGTGGTGGTGCCTTTGAACTACCTCAGCAGGCATCTGCTGATAATATAGGATTTCACTCTGGCAAAATTGACGGTGCATGTTGTGACACAAAAATACAGGAGCAGGAGTCAGAAAAGCTTCAAGTAGATGCAAGTGTCAAAATATCTGATCAACATAAACACGAGTTGAGTGTAGAAGCTGTAGGTAATGATGTTACATTGGAAGATAcatctagagcaaagtttgttAGTGAAGCTATTTCACATCAACATTCTCGAGTTGAGGCAGTTGATGGATTTACTCAGTATTATGATGAAGACTACATGGCTATTCTGAACGAGGACACGCGTCTTGCAGCCAATAAGATGGAAAAGAAGGGATCACTGTCAAAAGGAATAGCCAAAAAAATGATCACTTGTAAATACTGTGGTCGGATCTTCCATCATATCTCAGCATATACTGTTCATAGACGTATTCATACAGGTGAGAAACCTTATAGATGTAAACACTGTGGGAAGCGCTTCACTCACCTCTCCAAAATCAAATCCCATACAAAAGTTCACGCGCAGCGTACATCTCTCAAATGTCCTTGCTGCACTAAAGAATTCTCTCAAAAATGTGATTTGGTATCACATTTTAAGGTTCACTTACAGGAGTCCACCCATAAACCAGGCAAAAGTATCCAATGCAAACCCAGTGCCCCATCAATCAATAACAAAAGCCTTATTTGCGAGATTTGTGGCAACAGTTTTCCCAACCAAATTAAGTTGAAAATCCATGTGCGTGAGCACAGAAGAGAGAACATCCCGTGTTGTAAAGTTTGTGGAAAGACCTTTCAGAAGGTTTTGCACCTTGTAGCCCATGAGAAAACACACTGGCCTGTTAAACCATATGCCTGCTCCATTTGTGGTAAAGGGTTTAATAGGCTTAAGGCACTGAAAACTCACTCCCAAGGGCACACCGGTGATACCCCTTTCTCCTGTTGTCACTGTGGTCATGCTTTCTCTGACCTTTCTGCTCTGCGAGCACATCAAGCATCCAAATTATGTATCGGCAAGCAACAGTTAAATGGAACCCATAGTGACATTGAGGGCTTTCTGGTCAGTCAGGGAGTGGATGGCCAAGTAAACATGCCAGTTTTCTTCAAATGTCAGATATGTAAGCAGCTCTATCAGAAATGGTGCCagtacacactccaccttctaACCCACACATCATCTCCACCATATCTCTGTTTTTCTTGTGGACAGAGTTATGAGAAGGATTCTGAAGTAAGTGTTCATTGTAAGGTGTGCTGTCACTCCAGTGGGGAGGAAGTGGCCTGTGGTGCATCACTTTCTGATGTTTTGCATGGGGAGACCCCAAAATTGATTTACTCTCAGAATAATTCACAAAGTAATTGCAGTTCTTTGCAGACTTTCACAACTAAAAACTATAAAAATGGTTCTCAGTCAAGTGTCATGCAGTCTGAGGAGAATTCTTATATTGATTATAATACTCTGCCAAGGACAGAACAGCGTGCTTCTCAACCTTGTCATGCTATGAAGGATTCTTCTTTGCTTGAAAATGTACCCCTGCCTAATGATGATCAGTTAATAACTGATTCCAGTCCTGCATCACCGTCTGTGATGAGCTGTGCATCCTCTAATAACTCTTTGGAATGCATAGAAATCTCACCAAGTCTCTGGAAATTTGAGTGCCCACGTTGTGGTCAGCGATTTAAGCGATACCGGACTTTACGTGCTCACGTGCAGACACATGCCCCTGGTTTTAAATACGTTTGTGGACACTGTGGCCAATCTTTTGAAAGGTGGAACAGACTTTGGTTGCATCAGCGTATTCATCGTGTGAAAAGCCGTTGCTATTCTTGTTCGCAGTGTAACCTCCAGTTTATGTTCTTCAGTTCATACAAAGACCACATGATGACCCATGCAGGAGAAAGACCTTTTGCTTGTCCCCTCTGCCCCCAAACCTTTTTTCATGAAGAGGGTCTTCATGCTCACCAGTGTGCATTTCATCAGCTGTCAAAGAGCTTACAGTGTGATGTTTGTGCAAAAAGCTTCAGTAGTTTGAGAAACTTGGTTAAGCACAGCCTCCTTCACAATGGTACAATTTCTCACCAGTGTCTCAAATGCAATATCTCCTTTACAAATAACAAAATCCTACAGGAACATTTGAAGATGCACAATACGCATCttggtctccctctccctgaaATTCCATCAGAGCCcttgacatttccatacagttGTAAAAGATGTAAGGCCTGCTTCTCAACTGGGGCTCTTCTCTATGCCCATCAGATATGTCATTCCTCAGGTTCAAAGAGTCAAGTTCGTTCTACCTATACAGATGAATCTACCTCATTATTAGGCGGGAGCCCTCATCCTTGCACAGGATCCATAACTCCTCCTCCAAGCAGGTCGCTGATATCAACTCTGAACCTTGATGCCATTCCAAATGATGAGAGCCTTTACACTTACCCACATCCTGATAAGCTCTATGTGACACCTAGTCTTTCAAGTATACGTCTCCAGGTCATTAATTTGGAATCTGAGGATGAAGAACTCCAACAAATGTCAAGCAGTGGGCCTGTTTCTCCAAACGTTGTGGTGAGAAGTGGTCTTCCAGAACAAAGAATATGGGACAGTACTCAACTCTGTACAGAAACTGACACAACTGACCTACCTCAGGCTTCAGAAAGCCCAGAACCTTCTCATATTCAGTCTCCACATGTTGAACGTATACCACCAGTCCACACGGAAACAATGACCACTAACAGCCAGGATAATGCTATTCCTAATGATCTTATTTGGACAGATAGGTTTGTGCAAATGAGTGTGTTTTTGGAGGGACCAACAA